From the Carya illinoinensis cultivar Pawnee chromosome 4, C.illinoinensisPawnee_v1, whole genome shotgun sequence genome, one window contains:
- the LOC122306295 gene encoding uncharacterized protein LOC122306295: MEFDLILGMDWLFKHYAKIDCRKREVVFEPPTEDRMSYTGTSVKATPPLISALQARKCIDDRASAFLLITVEETTKTIGIQGIPVVEDFPEVFVDELLGLPLDREVEFQIELEPATTPTHKAPYRMAPTELKELKLQLEELLEKGFIRPSSSLWGAPVDIKMSSCQSTSATSTTLAPVRSEDPAWTHARAVPGARNNTECLYCNKVIRGGGITRLKYHLAGIPGNVEACKKVSEDVKWQMKELLDEMKRSKEKKRKISLEIGGDIDLTSDDIDDSNSMEGQSQLSKGKGKSRESGTGKSVGGLSRFFAPRTTPGAQPSIKSSMCSNEMLVQAKMAVARWWYDSNLPFNAAQSKFYQPAIDAMTAIGPGFKGPSLYELRGNLLKMAVNEVQDYLQQIKKVWNDTGCTLMADAWTNQKQQSIINFLVYCPKGTMFLKSVDTSGLRKDAETLFNIFDEVVQEIGAENLVQFITDNDASYKAAGKKLQQKYGSFYWSPCAAHCIDLMLENFCDPRYFPLIDDTIKKAKKITKFIYNHGWVLALMRQEFTKGHDLCRPAVTRFATNFLSIQCLLLFKKELRQMFTCDKWIASSHSKSIIGKEIAVIVLEDKEFWAQCQFIVKISEPLVRVLRLVDGDEKPAMGYLYDAMERAKENIKARCNNKMELDPDDQDKISEELDSYNNAVGEFGHALAIRQRDKLNPVAWWTQFGCEVPTLQKFAVRVLSQCCSATGCERNWSTFDFIHSKKRNRLVHKRLNDLVFVRYNLKLRERSIKKGRDALNPINLENIDLMEEWVSEESELLDGDDLDLASIEEPLISLNEEDVDNILLDKNISSRAPLSQPPTAAVCPLDVIFWPPSPCHTPSSRL, encoded by the exons ATGGAATTCGAcctgattttggggatggactggCTTTTCAAGCACTACGCTAAGATAGACTGTCGGAAACGAGAGGTTGTGTTTGAACCTCCAACTGAAGACAGGATGAGTTACACAGGAACATCAGTTAAGGCCACCCCACCTTTGATCTCGGCGTTGCAAGCTAGGAAGTGTATCGATGATAGAGCCTCAGCGTTTCTATTGATAACTGTAGAGGAGACAACCAAAACTATAGGAATCCAAGGGATACCTGTGGTTGAAGACTTTCCTGAAGTTTTCGTTGATGAGTTACTTGGTTTACCACTGGATAGAGAAGTAGAATTCCAAATAGAGTTGGAGCCGGCAACAACTCCGACTCACAAGGCGCCATATCGTATGGCCCCTACCGAATTGAAGGAGCTcaagctacaattggaagaactttTGGAGAAGGGTTTTATCCGCCCTAGTTCTTCGCTGTGGGGAGCACCTGt GGATATAAAAATGTCTAGTTGTCAATCAACCAGTGCTACATCTACAACACTTGCTCCTGTAAGATCAGAAGATCCAGCATGGACCCATGCACGTGCAGTGCCAGGGGCTAGAAATAATACTGAATGTTTATATTGTAATAAAGTAATTAGAGGTGGCGGGATCACTCGGTTGAAGTATCATCTAGCTGGGATTCCAGGCAATGTAGAAGCATGTAAAAAAGTCTCTGAAGATGTAAAATGGCAAATGAAAGAGTTGcttgatgaaatgaaaagaagcaaagagaaaaaaagaaaaataagcttGGAGATTGGAGGCGATATAGATTTAACATCTGATGATATTGATGATAGTAATAGTATGGAGGGACAGTCTCAGCTTTCAAAAGGTAAGGGGAAGTCGAGAGAATCTGGAACTGGAAAGTCAGTGGGGGGATTAAGTAGATTTTTTGCTCCAAGAACAACTCCTGGGGCCCAACCTTCAATTAAGAGTTCTATGTGTTCAAATGAGATGCTTGTACAAGCAAAGATGGCTGTAGCACGCTGGTGGTATGATTCTAATCTGCCTTTCAATGCGGCTCAATCCAAGTTTTATCAACCAGCTATCGATGCCATGACTGCTATCGGACCAGGATTTAAGGGCCCTTCTTTATATGAGTTGAGAGGAAATTTGTTAAAGATGGCTGTGAATGAGGTTCAagattatttgcaacaaattaAGAAGGTTTGGAATGACACCGGTTGTACACTAATGGCAGATGCTTGGACAAATCAGAAGCAACAATCAATAATCAACTTTTTAGTTTATTGTCCGAAAGGTACAATGTTCTTGAAGTCTGTTGATACATCTGGCCTTAGAAAAGATGCTGAAACATTGTTTAATATCTTTGATGAGGTTGTTCAAGAAATTGGAGCTGAGAATCTTGTGCAGTTCATAACGGACAATGATGCAAGTTATAAAGCTGCAGGAAAAAAGTTACAGCAGAAGTATGGCTCTTTCTACTGGTCCCCTTGTGCAGCTCATTGCATAGACTTGATGTTGGAGAATTTTTGTGATCCAAGATATTTTCCCCTTATTGATGATACtataaaaaaggcaaaaaagataACAAAGTTCATCTATAACCATGGTTGGGTTTTGGCATTGATGAGACAAGAGTTCACCAAAGGTCATGATTTGTGTCGTCCTGCAGTTACAAGGTTTGCgacaaattttttaagtatccaATGCTTGCTCTTGTTTAAGAAAGAACTGAGACAAATGTTTACTTGTGATAAATGGATTGCATCAAGTCATTCTAAAAGCATCATAGGGAAAGAGATAGCTGTGATTGTTTTAGAAGATAAAGAGTTTTGGGCTCAAtgtcaatttattgttaaaattagTGAGCCTTTGGTTCGTGTTCTACGACTTGTTGACGGGGATGAGAAGCCTGCAATGGGATACTTGTATGATGCAATGGAAAGAGCCAAAGAGAACATAAAAGCAAGATGTAATAACAAA ATGGAACTTGATCCTGATGATCAAGACAAGATCAGTGAAGAACTTGACTCGTATAATAATGCAGTAGGTGAGTTTGGACATGCTTTAGCAATCCGCCAGCGTGATAAGCTTAATCCAG tTGCATGGTGGACCCAATTTGGTTGCGAGGTTCCAACACTTCAAAAGTTTGCTGTTCGAGTACTAAGTCAATGTTGTAGTGCAACTGGATGTGAGAGAAACTGGAGTACATTTGATTTTATTCATTCgaagaagagaaatagattAGTACATAAACGTTTGAATGACTTAGTATTTGTTCGTTATAACTTGAAGCTGCGAGagag GAGCATAAAAAAGGGAAGAGATGCTTTAAATCCAATCAATCTTGAAAATATTGACTTGATGGAAGAATGGGTGAGTGAAGAATCTGAGCTTCTTGATGGAGATGATTTGGATTTGGCAAGTATTGAGGAGCCATTAATCTCACTAAATGAGGAAGACGTTGATAAT atattattggataaaaatatatctTCGCGAGCTCCACTTTCTCAGCCTCCAACCGCAGCCGTTTGTCCTCTTGATGTAATTTTCTGGCCTCCGTCTCCTTGTCATACACCATCTTCTCGGCTTTAA